TTAAGGTGAATAGAGTTTTTAATCAGTTGTAATTCAGTTACGAATTCATCTTTACTAACCTTATTATAAAGGTCAATATGTTTTTTCTCTAATTCCTGATGAAAATACTCCAGGTCGTGTTCCCATTCAGAAAGCCTGTTTTGGGCGGATATGGAAAATACAAGAAAGCTAAAAATAAGCGTAAGGATGTAGGGAAATTTATTCATTACATTTTTTTAATCATTTGCAGGAAGGTTTTTATCGGTAAGCAGGTGTAGGTTTTCTGTTATTTTCTGTATATCCCAGTCCCACCATTTTAATTCTAAAAGCTTTTCAATTTCATTAGGTTTAAATCGTTTTCGTATAAGTTTTGCCGGATTTCCACCAACAATAGAGTAGGGTTCCACATCTTTAGTAACAACAGCTTTGGAGGCAATAATTGCGCCATGGCCAATTTTAACACCCGGCATAATTGTAGCCTTGTGTCCCAGCCACACGTCGTTTCCAATTATGGTATCACCTTTATTCGGATAACTTTTATTTTTCATGGCCTCTTGCCAATCGCCGCCAAATATTGCAAATGGGAACGAGCTAATGGCCTCGCTTAAGTGGTTGG
Above is a genomic segment from uncultured Draconibacterium sp. containing:
- a CDS encoding CatB-related O-acetyltransferase, whose translation is MSLPDKNEIFPLPHYKRLCFLKNIIKNPNIIVGDYTYYDDFEDVYNFEKNVKYHFDFVGDKLIIGKFCMIASDVTFIMNGANHLSEAISSFPFAIFGGDWQEAMKNKSYPNKGDTIIGNDVWLGHKATIMPGVKIGHGAIIASKAVVTKDVEPYSIVGGNPAKLIRKRFKPNEIEKLLELKWWDWDIQKITENLHLLTDKNLPAND